The Solibacillus sp. FSL R7-0682 genome includes a window with the following:
- a CDS encoding MaoC/PaaZ C-terminal domain-containing protein, which produces MVQYDQLTEGQQLPAHTKEKVTKVQLVKYAGASGDFNPLHTDDAFAQKIGLPGVIAHGMLVMGFLGEYINKLAGDVAVVKDFKMRFGAMTVPNDIITCQGIVKKIYEEDGRQIAVLDLFAEKGPGQIVGSGEAILQF; this is translated from the coding sequence ATGGTTCAATATGATCAGTTAACAGAGGGACAACAGCTACCAGCACATACAAAGGAAAAGGTAACGAAAGTTCAGCTTGTAAAATATGCAGGTGCATCAGGTGATTTTAACCCGTTACATACGGATGATGCATTCGCTCAAAAAATTGGGTTACCGGGTGTTATTGCACACGGCATGCTTGTAATGGGATTTCTCGGCGAATACATCAATAAATTAGCGGGCGATGTAGCTGTCGTGAAGGATTTTAAAATGCGCTTCGGTGCAATGACAGTGCCAAACGATATCATTACATGCCAAGGTATTGTTAAGAAGATTTATGAAGAAGATGGAAGGCAAATCGCTGTATTAGATTTATTCGCAGAAAAAGGTCCTGGACAAATCGTTGGTTCAGGGGAAGCGATTTTACAATTTTAA
- a CDS encoding MaoC family dehydratase N-terminal domain-containing protein, producing MELAHLVGKSGEPFVFQVDQRHIRQFAQAIGDLNPLYTDEHYAKTTVHGGIIAPPSFPVAISPDNGEELDLGLDYRRMLHGEQQFIYTRPIRPGDVLKCQLKVSDVYEREGKNGKMEFLVLDTEITDEAGNHVVTSRTNIIYRPLVVN from the coding sequence ATGGAATTAGCACATTTAGTTGGAAAATCAGGTGAGCCCTTTGTATTTCAAGTGGATCAACGTCATATTCGTCAATTTGCACAGGCAATAGGTGACCTAAATCCATTGTACACAGATGAACATTACGCAAAAACAACTGTACATGGTGGGATTATTGCGCCACCTTCCTTTCCGGTAGCGATTAGTCCTGATAACGGTGAGGAATTGGATTTAGGTCTAGATTATCGACGCATGCTTCACGGTGAGCAACAATTTATCTATACAAGACCGATTCGCCCTGGTGACGTATTAAAATGCCAATTAAAGGTGTCAGATGTATACGAACGTGAAGGGAAAAACGGCAAAATGGAGTTTTTAGTACTCGACACAGAAATTACGGACGAGGCAGGTAATCACGTCGTAACAAGCCGTACGAATATTATTTATCGACCACTAGTAGTGAATTGA
- a CDS encoding aldehyde dehydrogenase family protein has protein sequence MVQVLEKKLQEIFGKQSMYQWEARKSTAEQRAQKLLKLKEAILSRMDCFVEAANKDFVTPNSTAQNQIYSVIHAIDYAIENVANWMKPEPVENPQDGEAYILYEARGRVCIFGTWNSPMSVTIHPLAEALAAGNCVVLKPSEFNPNYNKILQEVIESVFDEQEVALVQGEADVSEQLLRLPFDHFFFTGSPRIGKIVMREAANHLAAVTLELGGKSPVIIDKGYDLVKAAQNLVFGKILMGGQFCISPDYIFVHEEDLTAFAALYQQMTVGMLYDDGKIRSVERTQIVNEQHYKRIKNLFEDALAKGAVILSGGTFDDENRLIEPTLLGDVTAEMLIAEEEIFGPLTFAHTYTEVEEVLRYIQANPKPLALYMFSENEEFQQKILASTSSGGVTINGIFMHNTHLPLPFGGVNNSGIGSFHGIHGFKTFSHNRAIYKVK, from the coding sequence ATGGTACAAGTATTAGAAAAAAAGTTACAAGAAATTTTTGGAAAGCAATCGATGTATCAATGGGAGGCACGTAAATCCACAGCGGAACAGCGTGCACAAAAATTGTTGAAATTAAAGGAAGCAATTTTAAGTCGGATGGACTGCTTTGTAGAAGCAGCAAACAAAGATTTTGTGACACCTAATTCTACAGCACAAAACCAAATTTATTCAGTTATTCATGCAATAGATTATGCAATAGAAAACGTAGCAAATTGGATGAAGCCAGAGCCGGTTGAAAATCCGCAAGATGGTGAAGCGTATATTTTATATGAAGCACGCGGACGTGTTTGTATTTTTGGTACTTGGAACTCACCAATGTCTGTAACAATTCATCCACTTGCAGAGGCACTTGCTGCTGGGAATTGTGTTGTACTTAAACCAAGTGAATTTAATCCGAACTATAACAAAATTTTGCAAGAAGTAATTGAATCAGTATTTGATGAGCAGGAGGTGGCGCTTGTCCAAGGGGAGGCCGATGTATCCGAACAGTTATTAAGGTTGCCATTTGATCACTTCTTCTTTACAGGTAGTCCACGTATTGGGAAAATTGTCATGCGTGAAGCGGCCAACCACTTAGCAGCAGTGACCCTTGAGTTAGGGGGGAAATCACCAGTTATTATTGATAAAGGATATGATTTAGTCAAGGCAGCACAAAATTTAGTTTTCGGGAAAATTTTAATGGGCGGACAGTTTTGTATTTCACCAGATTACATTTTTGTGCATGAGGAAGATTTAACTGCTTTTGCTGCGCTTTATCAACAAATGACAGTAGGGATGCTATACGATGATGGCAAAATCCGTTCAGTAGAGCGTACGCAAATTGTCAATGAGCAACACTATAAGCGTATTAAAAACTTATTCGAAGATGCGCTAGCAAAAGGTGCGGTTATTTTAAGTGGTGGTACATTTGATGATGAAAACCGTTTAATTGAGCCTACTTTACTCGGTGATGTGACGGCTGAAATGCTTATTGCTGAGGAAGAAATTTTTGGTCCTTTAACATTTGCACACACGTATACGGAAGTAGAGGAAGTTTTACGCTATATTCAAGCGAACCCGAAGCCGCTTGCATTATACATGTTTAGCGAGAATGAGGAATTCCAACAAAAAATATTGGCGTCGACTTCTTCAGGTGGTGTAACAATTAACGGGATTTTCATGCATAATACTCATTTACCATTACCATTTGGCGGTGTTAATAATTCTGGAATTGGTAGCTTCCATGGTATCCATGGGTTTAAAACATTCTCACATAACCGGGCGATTTATAAAGTGAAATGA
- a CDS encoding sigma-70 family RNA polymerase sigma factor: MIERESKQVEINLDRSKEEKLEWLMNEYGQKITRLAFTYTRQKELSEDIAQEVFIRCFEHLDNFRHESTYKTWLYRITVNLCKDKLRSWSFKNIVLAEFFSTSKSTEKTPEIEVLYLEDKRLISKKILSLPVKYREIIIFYYYEEMSYNEISGLLNLSIQTIKSRLHKARQLLKKALEGSKLNG; the protein is encoded by the coding sequence ATGATAGAACGAGAGAGCAAACAAGTAGAAATTAACCTAGATAGGAGTAAAGAGGAGAAGCTTGAATGGCTAATGAATGAATATGGGCAAAAAATTACTAGATTAGCATTTACATATACGAGGCAAAAGGAACTTTCTGAAGATATTGCTCAAGAGGTTTTTATTAGATGCTTCGAGCACTTAGACAATTTTAGACACGAATCTACGTATAAAACATGGCTTTATCGTATTACTGTAAATCTTTGTAAGGACAAGTTAAGGAGTTGGTCATTCAAAAATATTGTCCTAGCTGAATTTTTTTCGACATCAAAAAGCACAGAAAAAACTCCTGAAATAGAAGTATTGTACCTTGAGGACAAACGCTTAATTTCTAAAAAAATTCTTTCGTTACCAGTGAAATATCGAGAAATAATAATCTTTTATTATTACGAAGAAATGTCATACAACGAAATATCGGGTTTATTAAATTTGAGTATACAAACAATTAAGTCCCGCTTACATAAGGCTAGGCAACTATTAAAAAAGGCATTGGAAGGGAGCAAACTGAATGGATGA
- a CDS encoding acyl-CoA dehydrogenase family protein: MDFSYTAQEEQFRMELRSWLETNLPDGWLDGTFEMPEEQAAYGQFLRDWQKRLSDGRWAAIAWPEKHGGRNATLMEEIIYHQEMVRVKAPPLVNYVGLHMVGPTLMHIGTPEQQEKYIPKILSGEEVWCQGYSEPNAGSDLAAVQTTAVRDGDKWIINGQKIWTSFAHFGDRCFLVARTSKGEKKHHGITCFLLDMNQPGVEVRPIIQMDGEHDFNEVYLNDAVAYDSEIIGQVDDGWRVTIALLMHERTGIGAQVFSLEQQFDELVDLAQAVKEDDVAIIQKADVRKRMLDLYIKSRGSLLNYYRNLTKQLKVGHPGVEGSMDKLFVSEVTKELFAEAISLQGHQGLLWKDDAIYGKSYWQKNYLYSFGQTIGGGTSEIQKNTIAERILGLPKDVGR; the protein is encoded by the coding sequence ATGGATTTTTCATATACAGCGCAAGAAGAGCAGTTTCGTATGGAACTACGTTCTTGGTTAGAAACAAACTTACCTGATGGCTGGTTGGATGGCACGTTTGAAATGCCTGAGGAGCAAGCAGCTTACGGTCAATTTTTACGTGACTGGCAAAAAAGGCTCTCTGATGGGCGATGGGCAGCGATTGCATGGCCAGAAAAACATGGTGGTCGTAATGCAACGCTTATGGAAGAAATTATTTACCATCAAGAAATGGTACGTGTGAAGGCACCACCGCTAGTAAACTATGTTGGTTTACATATGGTTGGACCAACATTAATGCATATTGGAACACCTGAGCAACAGGAAAAATATATTCCAAAAATTTTATCGGGCGAAGAAGTTTGGTGCCAAGGGTATTCTGAGCCAAATGCGGGTTCAGACTTAGCAGCAGTTCAAACAACTGCCGTCAGGGACGGAGATAAATGGATTATTAACGGTCAAAAAATTTGGACGAGTTTTGCACACTTTGGGGACCGCTGTTTTTTAGTAGCTCGCACGAGTAAAGGGGAGAAAAAGCATCATGGTATTACATGTTTCCTACTCGATATGAATCAACCTGGCGTAGAGGTACGTCCGATTATTCAAATGGATGGAGAGCATGATTTTAATGAAGTGTATTTAAATGATGCCGTTGCATATGACAGTGAAATAATTGGTCAAGTAGATGATGGATGGCGCGTAACAATTGCACTTCTTATGCACGAACGTACAGGTATCGGCGCCCAAGTATTTTCACTCGAACAGCAATTTGACGAATTAGTAGACTTAGCGCAAGCGGTTAAAGAAGATGATGTGGCGATTATTCAAAAAGCAGATGTGCGTAAACGTATGCTAGATTTATATATTAAATCTCGTGGATCCCTATTAAACTATTACCGTAATTTAACGAAGCAGCTTAAAGTGGGGCATCCAGGCGTTGAAGGATCGATGGATAAGTTATTCGTGAGTGAAGTGACGAAAGAATTGTTTGCAGAGGCTATCTCTTTACAAGGACATCAAGGATTATTGTGGAAAGATGATGCGATTTATGGCAAGTCCTATTGGCAAAAAAATTATTTATATTCATTTGGCCAAACAATTGGTGGCGGTACGAGTGAAATACAAAAGAACACGATTGCAGAACGTATATTAGGCTTACCAAAAGATGTAGGACGATAA
- a CDS encoding Zn-ribbon domain-containing OB-fold protein, whose amino-acid sequence MSEETKVKYEKPIPLKTLDNTPYWDAADRHELALQKCNSCNAYNHPPGPSCASCGSVDVIWEDQGSDIQGKVYSYVVSYRPFLPGFQNDIPLVIAVIELDHLPEVKIIGNILDGNADNITIGSAVKMVWEDASEDRAVPQWTLA is encoded by the coding sequence ATGAGTGAAGAGACAAAAGTAAAATATGAAAAACCAATTCCATTAAAAACATTAGATAATACGCCTTATTGGGATGCTGCTGATCGTCATGAACTTGCATTGCAAAAATGCAATTCATGTAATGCATATAATCATCCTCCAGGTCCAAGCTGTGCAAGTTGTGGAAGCGTGGACGTTATTTGGGAAGATCAAGGAAGTGACATTCAAGGGAAAGTGTATTCCTATGTTGTGTCATACCGACCATTTTTACCTGGTTTCCAAAACGATATTCCGTTAGTCATTGCTGTAATAGAGTTGGATCACCTGCCAGAAGTAAAAATTATCGGCAATATTTTAGATGGCAATGCAGATAATATTACAATTGGATCCGCTGTAAAAATGGTTTGGGAAGATGCGTCAGAAGATCGTGCAGTTCCACAATGGACACTAGCATAA
- a CDS encoding DUF3139 domain-containing protein: protein MNIKKKKYLLGIIAVILVIPIIYVQSNKIIYANKVSQYLIEEKGYKKEEIKTIEGVWGKKLPAFYVVVIFKDEPNIEYTYFAHSKVGQFEFRSINGTSVSIDELINYESD, encoded by the coding sequence GTGAATATAAAAAAGAAAAAGTATTTATTAGGAATTATCGCTGTGATTTTAGTTATACCTATTATTTATGTACAAAGTAACAAAATAATCTATGCTAACAAAGTGTCACAATATCTTATTGAAGAAAAGGGTTATAAAAAAGAAGAAATTAAAACAATTGAAGGTGTATGGGGGAAAAAGCTCCCGGCCTTTTATGTAGTCGTTATTTTTAAAGATGAACCGAATATCGAATATACTTATTTTGCCCATAGCAAAGTTGGCCAATTTGAATTTAGATCGATTAATGGTACATCAGTGTCAATTGATGAATTAATAAACTATGAATCAGATTAA
- the dhaK gene encoding dihydroxyacetone kinase subunit DhaK, translated as MKKLMNQAENLVMEMCNGLVLAHPELQLNEKYKVIFRRQLKKSKVSLISGGGSGHEPAHAGFVGAGMLDAAVFGDVFASPSQIQVYQAIKQVATEQGVLMIIKNYSGDIMNFKNGAALAAEDGIVVDYVKVDDDIAVEDSLYTVGRRGVAGTVFVHKIAGAAAELGFDLATVKKIAEKAAGHVRSIGFAYTSCTVPTKGTPMFSLGEDEMEYGVGIHGEPGIRREKMMDANALAERMVKDLLNDLGNVSEVAVLINGFGATPLQELYVFNNSVIRTLTKQGVNVHRTFVGNFMTSIDMAGASLSILKLDDELKQYFNAPASTPAFKVDGEVEPIQMLEPIQQANNIAEPSFKVETNKQFAKIINEQFSLGNMHYYIDKMSEVIIENEVPFCELDSYAGDGDFGMSVAKGFKQLKREWTELTSEPSMNAFLYHCSMIIMEHCGGASGPIWGSAFRAAGKAVEGKEFLAVSDFAAMLQAAVKGIQTTGERSFGRGAVVGDKTLIDAFVPCANVWSEAANETTFADIFKRGALAAVEGAEATKHIVARMGRAGTVGDRSLGYPDAGAYGLGVIFTALAEDVQ; from the coding sequence ATGAAAAAATTAATGAATCAAGCAGAAAATTTAGTAATGGAAATGTGTAACGGTCTCGTACTTGCACATCCAGAGCTTCAATTAAACGAAAAATATAAAGTGATTTTCCGTCGTCAGCTAAAAAAAAGTAAAGTGAGCTTAATTAGTGGTGGTGGCAGTGGTCATGAGCCAGCGCATGCAGGCTTTGTAGGTGCTGGAATGCTTGATGCAGCGGTATTTGGAGATGTTTTTGCTTCCCCATCACAAATCCAAGTCTATCAAGCGATCAAACAAGTAGCGACGGAGCAAGGCGTATTAATGATTATTAAAAACTATTCTGGTGACATAATGAATTTTAAAAATGGTGCTGCACTCGCTGCTGAAGATGGGATAGTTGTTGATTACGTAAAAGTCGATGACGATATCGCTGTTGAGGATAGCTTGTATACTGTCGGACGCCGCGGTGTTGCAGGTACAGTGTTTGTGCATAAAATTGCAGGGGCAGCAGCTGAGCTTGGGTTTGATCTTGCAACAGTTAAAAAAATCGCAGAAAAAGCAGCAGGTCATGTTCGAAGCATCGGCTTTGCGTATACATCGTGTACCGTTCCTACTAAAGGGACTCCCATGTTCTCTTTAGGTGAAGATGAAATGGAATATGGTGTTGGAATTCATGGTGAACCTGGTATTCGTCGTGAGAAAATGATGGATGCAAACGCTTTAGCAGAACGTATGGTAAAGGATCTATTAAATGATTTAGGCAATGTAAGCGAAGTAGCAGTTTTAATCAACGGCTTTGGTGCAACACCTCTTCAAGAGCTATATGTATTCAATAATAGCGTCATTCGTACTCTTACTAAACAAGGTGTCAATGTTCACCGTACATTTGTAGGCAATTTCATGACGAGCATTGATATGGCTGGAGCATCCTTATCTATATTAAAATTAGATGATGAACTGAAGCAATATTTCAATGCTCCTGCTTCTACACCAGCATTTAAAGTTGACGGAGAGGTAGAACCAATTCAAATGCTTGAACCTATACAACAAGCAAACAATATAGCGGAGCCTTCTTTTAAAGTAGAAACTAATAAGCAATTTGCCAAAATCATAAACGAGCAATTTTCATTAGGAAACATGCATTATTACATCGATAAAATGAGCGAAGTCATTATTGAAAACGAAGTGCCGTTCTGTGAATTGGACTCCTATGCAGGAGATGGCGACTTCGGCATGAGTGTCGCTAAGGGTTTTAAACAATTAAAACGTGAATGGACAGAGCTTACTAGCGAACCATCGATGAATGCATTTTTATATCATTGCTCGATGATTATCATGGAGCATTGTGGTGGCGCATCAGGTCCTATTTGGGGCTCAGCCTTCCGCGCAGCAGGTAAAGCAGTTGAAGGAAAAGAATTTTTAGCGGTATCGGATTTTGCAGCTATGCTCCAAGCAGCAGTGAAAGGCATTCAAACAACTGGTGAACGTTCCTTTGGACGTGGTGCTGTTGTCGGTGATAAAACATTAATCGATGCATTCGTTCCTTGTGCGAATGTTTGGTCAGAAGCAGCTAACGAAACGACATTCGCTGACATTTTTAAACGTGGTGCATTAGCCGCTGTTGAAGGTGCTGAGGCAACAAAACACATTGTTGCCCGTATGGGGCGTGCAGGAACTGTCGGAGATCGAAGTCTAGGCTACCCAGACGCAGGTGCTTATGGACTCGGTGTGATATTTACTGCATTAGCGGAAGATGTGCAATAA
- a CDS encoding thiolase C-terminal domain-containing protein, which produces MRTIRNKYAIVGVGESKRSKNSGVTPLHLALDAARAAIADAGLEAKDIDAFMSYSEHDSCTPHQVATYLGVRPGVVKEIVGGGSSTELLIADAVGLIETGQAKTVLIYRAMNGRSGMRMGGGGWSTDLLQSAFEGGSFIIPYGAGSPGQWFGLFATRHMHLNGLTQEHLGHVCTSFYEHAQRNPNAFFYGKPLTLEEYMKTAHLSSPFTKHDFCLESDEANAIIVTSAERAKDCKSTPVYIMGMAARQSVSHAHYWKNVDEVASDYVAPELYKAAGISPEDIDVASIYDCFSWVVLRQLEAYGLAPKGEVGDFVAAGNLKLNGKLPTNTAGGMLSEGYTHGMNNVLEIVRQVRHEYAGTNRQVENCEIGICTGWAGPDIAGAMILSK; this is translated from the coding sequence ATGAGAACTATTCGAAATAAATATGCCATTGTTGGTGTAGGGGAAAGTAAACGTTCAAAAAATTCTGGGGTAACACCATTACATTTAGCATTAGATGCTGCACGTGCAGCAATTGCTGATGCAGGTTTAGAAGCAAAAGATATCGATGCATTTATGAGTTATTCAGAGCATGATTCTTGTACACCTCATCAAGTAGCAACATATTTAGGGGTACGTCCCGGTGTAGTGAAAGAAATTGTAGGTGGTGGCAGTAGTACCGAATTATTAATTGCAGATGCAGTTGGCCTAATTGAAACAGGTCAAGCAAAAACCGTTTTAATTTACCGTGCGATGAACGGGCGCTCTGGTATGCGGATGGGCGGCGGTGGTTGGAGTACAGATTTACTTCAATCAGCCTTTGAAGGAGGTAGCTTTATCATTCCTTACGGCGCGGGAAGCCCAGGGCAATGGTTCGGTTTATTTGCGACACGTCATATGCATTTAAACGGTTTAACTCAAGAGCATTTAGGTCATGTTTGTACGAGCTTTTACGAGCATGCGCAGCGCAACCCAAATGCATTCTTCTATGGCAAGCCATTAACATTAGAAGAGTATATGAAAACAGCTCATTTAAGCTCACCGTTTACAAAGCATGATTTCTGTTTAGAGTCTGATGAAGCGAATGCAATTATCGTGACTTCTGCAGAGCGTGCAAAAGATTGTAAATCAACACCTGTTTACATTATGGGAATGGCTGCTCGTCAATCTGTATCGCATGCGCACTACTGGAAAAACGTAGATGAAGTTGCTTCAGATTATGTTGCACCGGAACTTTATAAGGCAGCTGGCATCTCACCAGAAGATATTGATGTAGCGTCAATTTATGATTGCTTTAGCTGGGTGGTGTTACGTCAATTGGAGGCGTATGGCTTAGCTCCAAAAGGAGAAGTGGGTGATTTTGTAGCAGCAGGAAACTTGAAGTTAAATGGCAAGCTACCTACGAATACAGCTGGTGGGATGTTATCTGAAGGCTATACGCACGGAATGAACAACGTGCTTGAAATTGTACGTCAAGTACGCCATGAATATGCTGGTACTAATCGACAAGTTGAAAATTGTGAAATCGGTATTTGTACAGGCTGGGCTGGACCAGATATTGCAGGTGCAATGATTTTAAGTAAATAG
- a CDS encoding YkvI family membrane protein, giving the protein MKKSIQIAGTFVSLVVGAGFASGQEILQYFTSFGLVSLVGCIVATIIFAVLGMTLAQIGTDLQTTSHKEGIHYIGGRFFGPVLDLLISFVLFGIGIVMLAGAGSTFNQMYRIEPSVGSMLMTLAVIFTLLLNADRIINILAIIMPYLMGVILLLLVYSLFTMDYSISELNVMAKNQPSATSHWLSGAVLYVSYNIAAGAAMLIVMGGTTKDRKVARRGGILGGIILGLLIFLINAALFAKMDVVSGVEMPTLKLAEQIHPIVGMMMAIILLGMIYSTAVGTLYILAVRFVKPDGLSFKLVVMLLCLVAFAISLIGFTTLITNMYAIMGYLGIVLIIAVLFSWLRNTKVA; this is encoded by the coding sequence TTGAAAAAAAGTATACAAATTGCTGGTACATTTGTCAGTTTAGTAGTTGGTGCAGGCTTTGCATCTGGACAAGAAATCTTGCAGTATTTTACAAGCTTTGGCTTGGTAAGCTTAGTTGGCTGTATTGTAGCAACAATTATATTTGCTGTTCTAGGGATGACCCTTGCTCAGATTGGCACTGATTTGCAGACTACCTCCCATAAGGAGGGGATTCATTATATTGGTGGCCGGTTTTTTGGTCCAGTGCTCGATTTGTTAATTTCATTTGTGTTATTTGGTATTGGGATTGTGATGTTAGCTGGCGCTGGATCAACATTTAATCAAATGTACAGAATCGAGCCTTCCGTAGGAAGTATGCTTATGACATTAGCTGTGATTTTTACTCTTTTGTTGAATGCAGATCGTATTATTAACATTCTTGCGATAATAATGCCCTATTTAATGGGGGTAATCTTATTACTTTTAGTTTATTCATTATTTACAATGGATTATTCCATTAGTGAGCTAAATGTAATGGCAAAAAATCAGCCTTCCGCAACTTCTCATTGGCTATCAGGTGCAGTATTGTATGTTTCCTATAACATTGCAGCAGGGGCAGCGATGCTTATTGTCATGGGGGGGACGACAAAGGATCGAAAGGTAGCTAGGCGTGGTGGGATATTAGGTGGAATCATTCTTGGTTTATTAATTTTTTTAATAAACGCGGCCCTTTTTGCAAAAATGGATGTAGTGAGTGGTGTTGAAATGCCAACTCTTAAGCTAGCAGAACAGATTCATCCAATAGTTGGTATGATGATGGCAATTATTTTGTTAGGGATGATTTATAGTACAGCTGTCGGAACACTTTATATTCTCGCAGTAAGATTTGTGAAGCCAGATGGGTTATCATTTAAATTAGTAGTCATGCTGCTATGTTTAGTCGCTTTTGCAATTAGTCTCATTGGTTTTACAACGTTAATCACCAACATGTATGCGATTATGGGTTATTTAGGAATCGTTTTAATTATTGCGGTTTTGTTTTCATGGCTACGGAATACTAAAGTTGCTTAA
- a CDS encoding acyl-CoA dehydrogenase family protein, producing the protein MDFSLNQEQEMFREYVRKYLTDMEQTKVARDYIENKIEHVKTVLSELHELGCTQLNIPEKYGGMGLGKLDLVPIMEEMGRAVVPGLYLETSAFAVPIIEQFGIEEQKKTYLPQVANGEASFTIAWLEPGRSYKQHGIQVRAVVNGETVVINGVKTQVPDVELAQYLIVPVLIDEKVTVLIVDKNAPGITLRKQKAFDETRKLTEVTLENVEVPVSQIIGGIGEGWPIIQEGLLSYNAALSSVAVGAMEHIVGMASEYATIREQFGNPIGRFQAIKHRLVDMKLDLETARSLSYYANWALETASQDRIEAICSARIFATQAFIRTSAHNIQIHGGIGFTEEIDCHLFVKRARFYENYLGNIEQYYEQAITALNWENTEQSVVKETILSTQ; encoded by the coding sequence ATGGATTTTTCATTAAACCAAGAACAGGAAATGTTTCGTGAATACGTTAGAAAATATTTAACTGACATGGAACAAACGAAAGTAGCACGCGATTACATTGAAAATAAAATTGAGCATGTAAAAACCGTACTTTCCGAGCTACACGAGTTAGGTTGTACGCAATTAAATATTCCAGAAAAATACGGTGGTATGGGTTTAGGGAAACTAGATTTAGTGCCGATTATGGAGGAAATGGGCCGCGCAGTAGTTCCAGGACTCTATTTAGAAACGAGCGCATTTGCTGTGCCAATCATTGAACAATTCGGTATAGAAGAGCAAAAGAAAACTTATTTACCGCAAGTGGCAAATGGTGAAGCAAGTTTTACGATTGCTTGGCTAGAGCCAGGTCGCAGTTATAAGCAACATGGAATTCAAGTGAGAGCCGTTGTAAATGGAGAAACGGTTGTAATAAACGGTGTGAAGACTCAAGTACCAGATGTTGAGCTTGCGCAATATTTAATCGTACCTGTGCTAATTGACGAGAAAGTTACGGTATTAATTGTTGATAAAAATGCACCGGGCATTACTTTACGTAAGCAGAAAGCATTTGATGAAACACGTAAGTTAACAGAAGTGACACTTGAAAATGTGGAAGTACCAGTTAGTCAAATAATCGGTGGGATTGGTGAAGGCTGGCCAATTATCCAAGAAGGTTTATTGTCTTACAATGCAGCTTTATCTTCTGTTGCGGTAGGTGCAATGGAACATATTGTTGGGATGGCAAGTGAATATGCAACAATTCGTGAACAATTTGGTAACCCAATTGGAAGATTTCAAGCGATAAAGCATCGTTTAGTTGATATGAAGCTAGATTTAGAAACTGCTCGTTCCCTTTCTTATTATGCGAACTGGGCACTTGAAACAGCTTCACAGGACCGTATTGAAGCAATTTGCAGTGCTCGTATTTTTGCAACACAGGCGTTTATACGTACATCTGCACACAATATACAAATTCATGGAGGGATTGGCTTTACGGAAGAGATTGATTGTCATTTATTCGTAAAGCGTGCCCGTTTTTATGAAAATTATCTAGGTAATATTGAACAATATTATGAGCAAGCAATTACAGCATTAAACTGGGAAAATACAGAACAATCGGTAGTGAAAGAAACGATTTTAAGCACACAATAA